The Pelmatolapia mariae isolate MD_Pm_ZW linkage group LG10_11, Pm_UMD_F_2, whole genome shotgun sequence genome includes a region encoding these proteins:
- the zmp:0000001268 gene encoding CYTL1 domain-containing protein — MAIFKHVLFISSLMPLILSYPFYPPTCYTKVLSMARDLTQWAADLKRDPETSYCMARMPNLYIDVHNGCVMYKMSTYLQMVEGLRQRRCAYTRDVRKLGVTMRQLFIIMSERCHGDLVFTAFDCSALER, encoded by the exons ATGGCGATCTTTAAACACGTGTTGTTTATCTCATCTTTGATGCCGCTGATATTGAGCTACCCTTTCTACCCTCCAACATGCTATACTAAGGTGCTGAGCATGGCCCGGGACCTCACCCAGTGGGCAGCAGATTTGAAAAGGGACCCAGAGACT AGTTACTGCATGGCACGCATGCCAaatctctacattgatgttcaT AATGGTTGTGTGATGTACAAAATGAGCACCTACCTCCAAATGGTGGAGGGCCTGCGACAGCGCCGCTGTGCTTACACCAGAGACGTAAGGAAGCTGGGTGTCACTATGCGACAGCTCTTCATCATCATGTCAGAGAGATGCCACGGG gACTTGGTGTTCACAGCCTTTGACTGCTCTGCCCTGGAGCGCTGA